The genome window gtagacatgcaagccttgaaaggaaattttgaaaatcaagactacatttcctgcaaatgggtgcatttctaccctatattttaactttagatgtattctcatatcaaactcttttggctgtctttttgacacttacatccggcgcctccctccacaccctggattataaataatgtaaataattcaatgtgattatcttgtgtgatgactgtattatgattatagtatatatctgtatcatgaatcaatttaagtggaccccgacttaaacaagttgaaaaacttattggggtgttaccatttagtggtcaattgtacggaatatgtacttcactgtgcaacctactaataaaagtctcaatcaatcaatcaatcaaaacacatagaatcatcatactgatgtgattatatgcataaaggctgaggcaaaatatcgagatatatattgtgtatcgcaatatggccttaaaatatcgcaatattaaaaaaaggccatatcgcccagccctagtttcaatgatgccatttctgtctgtcatgtataattgtgtctattttgtgtttattcttgaataaacaggtcagtttcttgttaccaaccattgtgtattattcaaactcccctaattcagctggctagttgttatcaagagtactaaaacacttttcaacatgattctgacaactaagtaagctaaataactttaaactttaatacatgctcggataggtcaatatcggtatcggatcggaagtgcaaaaacctggatcgggacatccctaagtcATCATACACTTTATACATGCCACTATTAAGGTTGTGCAGTAgacaatataaataatatacatttcaGCTTTTAATACCATcgtcatatcgtgataatgcatgttgattacTAGGGATGGGCCGATAAGACGATATCAATATGtcgatatcaattaaaaaaaaaatgctttgtgTATATTTTTTGGGGTCGGAAGAAACcggaggttggttgcatgaactaaGGCACAGCAGGAAGTGATCATTGAGAAATGGGAGAGACAGGCTAACAGCCAATTACATAACCGTAACAAGTTTGGTTGCGCCCTCTTGTTGTCttgctgttgattctctgcatggagtgagaagagcgATTCAAAATGCGTGCCTGAGAGCgaataaattgtcaataaaacaggaaaagtcacctcgacatagggctgggcgatatggccttttattaatatctcgatatttttaggccatgtcacaatacacgatatatatctccatattttgccttagccttgaatgaacacttgatgcatataatcacagcagtatgatgattctatgtgtctacattaaaacattcttcttcatactgcattaatatatgctcattttaaactttcatgcagagagggaaatcccaattaagtcaatttagcaaaagtgtatttattaaagagttattaagcagtggcacaaacattcatgtcatttccaaaacagaaagtgcaagattgtcagagacattttaaaacaagctattagtgcacttttgtgaattgtcaccaagatgacatatcaaaacaacactaaattaaagtgcactttttgtacagaacgccactacaatagttaaaaacaaataaagtgcacttttgtgcatgatgtcacacaagatatttcaataagtgtcaaataaaaatgagctgcataataggaaatcaaacagtgtatgtccttcgctatgtggtaggttcctgcggacgttatctccttctgttgttgatttttttttcatacagtgttgatgtggaaattgttgcttcggcattttgttggtgtggcaccgaatggagatgttgacatgcggagtaagcactcttcattctctagcgggtgacatttcaaatgatgctacaaattagcagtgctgctactttttgtagcaacgcttttgccgcatacttgttcaacatattcccgcttgaagccaaaccaccgccagacaatggaccctgtgctgtttttcttgggaattaattcttcctccatttgttaccagattcgcaccttctctctcctgTATTACTACTCGcaacgcaccgttagcatcacagctaatgttgcccatgtagctacctctctgctccgggagggcgtgtgacgtatgtaagaaggtgcgcttgtttatatgtctctgtgagaaggagagacaagaaagggtGGGAAacacatgtagtgtaatgcccgcagctaaaagcaactgtgtgagaacgtatacgcgaatatcacgatataagtcattttctatatcgcacagagacaaacccgcgatatatccatatatcgcccagccctacctcgaCAGTATGTAcgttttgggggattttttcaAAAGTACCGTAGTCCTCAGCTGCGCTTACATTTTGCTTTTCAACCCTCGTCCGTTCCCTATTCggcaggtaggaactaaagtgcaggactgtataaataaaataaaggacaaaatataacaaatgtgctacttaaaaaaaaaaatgacgtccaataatattttaaatagtaattactgcataacattaATTTATTTCCATACTTAAACAAAAATAACAGACCAAATGAAATGTTAGGCCACGTAACTTCCTGCCAATAAACCGGCACAaaatgattctttttttttttttccattttatttttattgacattcagcatcagacattcctatccattacatcatattcacataaatcatatatctattgtctgccctaaatgtcaaaatatttttgtttatatcccatccacccctccccaaaaaagaaagaaacaacaaaaaaaacctaagtAATATCtataaatacatcgattaaataaacaaaacaaaaaaacaaaaacaacagcaaaaaaaaagaggaaataagGTGAAAAAATGGTTCTTAATTGGTAAATGGGCTTTGACAcgacttccacattcacccattcacacactgatggcaggagctgccatgcacggccctaaccaccacccatcaggagcaagggtgacgtgtcttgcccaaggacacaacggacgtaggAAGACGGagatcgaaccgggaaccctcaagttgctggcacggccgctctcccgACCGAGCCACGCCTCAGGTTtccctgtttacattttcacactttgcactgttttgttacactttattaagctttTTTTCATTATTGTTGCACCTTAATTAAGAAGTTATTGTTAAGTATTGTGATTTTAGCATTGAGGGTTTTCCATGGTTGAGTTGACATTTCCCTTAATTAGGAAAGACTATGctgtgcttttaaaaaaaagacaaagtcaGGTAGTTACACATTCCAATGACTAAATAAATCTAGTAAGGTTAGATTTTAAATAatagtttacatttaatatatttttctcataTTTGTGATAGATCATGAAAAATATTAATTATCGACATCGACTGATATTATATCGTGATATGGTCTGTAGTCCAATTGACGACACATTCTAGAAGTGTCCTGCTAATTTGACAGTGACAAGCCAAGGAACGTCTCCTCAGCAGCATTCTTAGTGGCTCATGTCCCGCAATAGTGCAAAGCCATTTATAAGTAAGCAATCATCGCCTCCACGGCGGCAAATAAACTGGTTctcacaagtattattatcattggaggacgaggaataactaaacatgcaacaCAACACAGGGTCGCACAGAATGTAAACGGAACTGGGCGAatcaatacaaatatcgacaCTAACTATACTTAGTATAGAtcaatattgtagcgtcccggaagagttagtgctgcaaggggttgtgggtatttgttctgttttgtttatgttgtgttacggtgcggatgttctccggaaatgtgtttgtcattcttgtttgtgtgggttcacagtgtagcgcatattagtaacagtgttaaagttgtttatacggccaccctcagtgtgacctgtatggctgttgatcaagtatgcttacattcaacttgtgtgtgtgtgaaaagccgtagatattatgtgactggaccgtcacgcaaaggcagtgcctttaaagtttattggcgctctgtacttctccctatgtccgtgtacacagaggcgttttaaaaagtcctacattttactttttcaaaccgataccgataatttagagactgataccgataatttccgattttaaagcatttatcggccgataatattggcagcccgatattatcggacatctctagtaaaaaggtatctaacgcttaaaccaaaaataaacaaaaggcgagtgccgctaagaaaaggcattgaagcttaggaaaggctatgcaaaaataactaaaactgaagtggctgcaaagtaaacagaacgctggacgacagcaaagacttgcagcgtgtggagcagagggcgtccacaaagtacatctgtacatgacatgacaatcatcattgtccccacaaagaaggattgcgTTCGCACAACttaaaatagtcttgattgcggggaatagcaggtgcgggaaatagcgctcaaggaagacatgaaactgctacagggaaataccaacaaaagaggaaaagccaccaaaataggagcgcaagacaagaactaaaacactacacacaggcatacttgccaaccttgagacctctgaattcgggagatgggggggatttgaggtgggcagggttgagggggggggggggggtgtatattgtagtgtcccggaagagttagtgctgcaaggggttctgggtatttgttctgttgtgtttatgttgtgttacggtgcggatgttcacccgaaatgtgtttgtcattcttgtttggtgtgggttcacagtgtggcgcatatttgtagcagtgttaaagctgtttatacgccccccctcagtgtgacctgtatggctgttgatccagtatgccttgcattcacttgtgtgagtgtaaaagctgcatatattatgtgactgggccggcacgctgtttgtatggaggaaaagcggatgtgacgacatgttgtagaggacgctaaagacagtgcctttaaggcacgcccccaataatgttggaaATAAGtatgcacacaggaaaacaccaaaaacctcaaaataagtcagggcgtgatgtgacaggtggtgacagtacacctactttgagacaagagctatagtgatgcatgcttggttatggtttcaagtcatatccaacaattgtgagaacgactttttaattgtcaatatcgactgctgagtctaatttttcaatgatttctactGGACGTCATTCTCCGGAAATAGCCGAAGGTATTCGGATCGGAATCTGTCCGTTAGGGACTGACGTATGACATTAGCTATGTTAGCAGCACTCACTTTGCGAGGCGCTGTTCCGTCTCCGCCTTTTGCTGGGCCGCGATATTCTCCAACATGACTTCCAGCGAAGGATTCCACTCATTTTCCTCGGCGATGATGCGGTCCAGCTCGGCGTGGCTGGGCCACAGCGACGCGGGGTCAACCCCCGACGCCGAGCCGTAGCGGCCGAATAGTTTCCTGTCGTACTGCGCCGTCTTCTGCCACTCCGGCGTCTTCTCGCTGCTCTTGTCCGGAATGTATGGGAGACGCAGGTTGAGTTTGAGAGGCTTAGCGTGATACGACGCCGTTTGTGTTCCAATGCCGCTCGCAGGGTTTATCATTTTGGAGGCTAAACACGCCTTAGTGGCGTTAGAAAGCGCCAACGTCCTCCTGCTGAGAAAAGAAGCGGCCATCTTTCCTCCACTTTCAGGAAGGACCCCTTGTTAGCTGGCTTCTGTAGTGCCTGTTTGGTTGCTGCTCTTCCGACGGAGCACATTATTCATACTGAATGAATGAAttgatgaaataagtttatttcggtcatataatcaaccatcaactagggatgtccgataatggctttttgccgattttccgatatcgtccaactcttaattaccgataccgatatcaagcgataccgatatatacagtcgtggaatcatcacattattatgcctaatttggacaaccaggtatggtgaagataaggtccttttaaaaaaaattaataaaataagataaataaatttaaaaaaaaatgattgaatacaaaagaaagtaaaacaatataaaaacagttacatagaaagtagtaattaatgaaaatgagtaaaattaactgttaaaggttagtactagagATGATgaatgccttaaaatgtaatatcggaaattatcggtattgttttttttattttttatatatacgtttttaatgtttttagattttttaaatgttattaattcAATCTaatactaatagtactaacttttaacagttaattttactcattttcattaattacttttttctatgtaactgtttttatattgttttacttccttttttattcaagaaaatgtttttaatttatttatcttattttattttttttatttttttta of Nerophis lumbriciformis linkage group LG22, RoL_Nlum_v2.1, whole genome shotgun sequence contains these proteins:
- the gadd45gip1 gene encoding large ribosomal subunit protein mL64, with translation MAASFLSRRTLALSNATKACLASKMINPASGIGTQTASYHAKPLKLNLRLPYIPDKSSEKTPEWQKTAQYDRKLFGRYGSASGVDPASLWPSHAELDRIIAEENEWNPSLEVMLENIAAQQKAETEQRLAKEQLIAANMAKMPKMVADWRREKRESRKKLKEEKARRQKLLAEAKERYGSTVDPRSAKFQEMLAELEKEEKKKKKLLKRRQREEQAAVPVTPPVAAS